The region GATGCTGATTGAGAAAATAGGCCAGCGTGGAGCCGCAGGCGGCGTTTACGCCTACGTTGAAGGCAAAAGCGATTACTGCATCATAAATCTCTTGCGGTAAGGCTTGAGGTATACAACTCGCCACACCTTGTTCTATACGTCGGACATCCGTCAGAAAATCTGCCGCGGCCGTTTCCTCGGTGATAGTGGCACCAGGGATCACTCCAGCGGTGTGTCCTACACCTTGCGTCCACACGCCCGCATCACACTGATAGGGTGACAGTCGGCATCCCTCAAAGTCAGTAATCAGTTTTAGCCCGTTCTCTGAGGTCTTAACCTGCTCGAACTGCGGTATCAGCATCGCTATCGCCAGGATAGTTGCAGCGACACAACGTTTAACGATTGAGCTCATCGTAAATTCTCCTTCGAGATAGGGCGTTTTGCTCTATAGCCTTGAGAACCTGCAGGCTTTTTCGCCGGTAATACCAGTTCACCAGAAAGGTGCCAATTCCGACTGCAGCGCCGACCAAAAATGCGAGGTCTTGGGGCGAAAGCTTGCCCAACCAAGCGAGAAATAGCGCTATAGCGTAAGTAATAAATGAAGTGACTTTCTCCATTGCTTCAATCCCACTGTTGTTTGCCTGAGGTACCTATATGAGCCATCCTGACGGCAATAGCGGCGTTAGGGGCAATGTCTTGCGGTGAGCATTAAGATTGCCCATGCTCCGTTCCTGTTTAATAACTACTGTGTATGCATACAGTATTAAGCTATTTGCTAAAGTCGTCAAGGGTGTGAATGCTTTTTTTAGCAAAATGTTTAATGGGAGAGTTTGGACATAAAAAAAGCCCATCAATGATGGGCTTGGCAGGATCGGGCTTAGAAGAATTACAGACCGTAAACCAGTGAGACCGAGGTGGTGGTGTCGGTGTTTTTCGGCGCAGACGCCGGTGGCTTGCTGTTGTAAGTCACGGTGTAAGCCAGGCGCAGCGAGAACTTGTCGTTAATCGCGACGCTCAATGCAGTCTCGGAGTTCAGCGTGGTTTCTTCGTTAGCCAGCGCCGAAACGCCTTCGGAGAACTTGGTCGTGTCGGTCAACTGATATGAATAGTTGGCTGCGCCGTAAGCCAGCGCTTTCGTTGAACGACCACCGCCATGATATTCATCATGACGTACGCCCGGACCAAATTCGACCCGTAGATCGCTGAGTGGCCCGTTGAGCAGTTGACGGCCGTAACCACCCGTTGCAGTGGAGCGAGAGTCGTAACCGTTGAAGCGATCGCTCAACCAACTTGCCTGGCCGAACAGATAGTTGCGATCCGACAGGTTATAACGGGTACGGCCGCCGGCCTGATACTTTTCCGATGAGCGCACGT is a window of Serratia plymuthica DNA encoding:
- a CDS encoding lysozyme, whose product is MSSIVKRCVAATILAIAMLIPQFEQVKTSENGLKLITDFEGCRLSPYQCDAGVWTQGVGHTAGVIPGATITEETAAADFLTDVRRIEQGVASCIPQALPQEIYDAVIAFAFNVGVNAACGSTLAYFLNQHLWQQACDQLPRWIYINGKKSKGLERRRAEERKLCLKGAGRAS
- a CDS encoding HP1 family phage holin, which encodes MEKVTSFITYAIALFLAWLGKLSPQDLAFLVGAAVGIGTFLVNWYYRRKSLQVLKAIEQNALSRRRIYDELNR
- a CDS encoding DUF481 domain-containing protein is translated as MLSSRARRAIPLVISCLTAFTSISAFADNTLFTAMDDPATAKKPFEGNVQAGYNSQSGNSQSSTLLANTSMTWFNSDAAYSLWGAANNTTSSNVRSSEKYQAGGRTRYNLSDRNYLFGQASWLSDRFNGYDSRSTATGGYGRQLLNGPLSDLRVEFGPGVRHDEYHGGGRSTKALAYGAANYSYQLTDTTKFSEGVSALANEETTLNSETALSVAINDKFSLRLAYTVTYNSKPPASAPKNTDTTTSVSLVYGL